Proteins encoded in a region of the Roseateles sp. SL47 genome:
- a CDS encoding acyl-CoA dehydrogenase family protein encodes MDLQFTPEEQAFRAEIQHWVADHLPKDISHKVHNALRLTKDDMQRWARILGQQGWHGWAWPKQFGGPGWNAVQRHLFEEECALAGAPRVVPFGPVMVAPVIMAFGSREQQERHLPGIMSGDVWWSQGYSEPGAGSDLASVKTRAERRGNRYIVNGQKTWTTLGQYGDWIFCLVRTDPSVKPQAGISFLLIDMKSPGVTVRPIIMLDGEHEVNEVFFDNVEVPVENLVGEENKGWTYAKYLLAHERTNIADVNRAKRELERLKRIAKAEGVDEDSRFRDQIAQLEVDVVALEMMVLRVLSAETSGKQSLDVAGLLKIRGSEIQQRYSELMMLAAGPFSTPFIQEAMEAGWQGDHVGAAHCAPLASHYFNYRKTTIYGGSNEVQRNIVAQTVLG; translated from the coding sequence ATGGACCTGCAGTTCACCCCGGAAGAACAGGCCTTCCGGGCCGAGATCCAGCACTGGGTGGCCGACCACCTGCCCAAGGACATCAGCCACAAGGTGCACAACGCCCTGCGGCTGACAAAGGACGACATGCAGCGCTGGGCCCGGATTCTGGGCCAGCAGGGCTGGCATGGCTGGGCCTGGCCCAAGCAGTTCGGTGGCCCGGGGTGGAATGCGGTGCAGCGCCATCTGTTTGAAGAGGAATGTGCGCTGGCCGGAGCCCCGCGTGTGGTGCCGTTCGGGCCGGTGATGGTGGCGCCGGTGATCATGGCCTTCGGCTCCCGCGAGCAACAGGAGCGGCATCTGCCCGGCATCATGAGCGGCGATGTCTGGTGGAGCCAGGGTTATAGCGAACCCGGCGCCGGGTCGGACCTCGCGTCGGTGAAGACACGCGCGGAACGGCGCGGCAACCGCTACATCGTCAACGGCCAGAAGACGTGGACCACGCTGGGCCAGTACGGCGACTGGATCTTCTGCCTGGTGCGCACCGACCCGTCGGTGAAACCACAGGCTGGCATCTCCTTTCTGCTGATCGACATGAAGTCGCCCGGGGTGACGGTGCGTCCGATCATCATGCTCGACGGCGAGCACGAGGTGAACGAGGTGTTCTTCGACAACGTCGAGGTCCCGGTCGAGAACCTGGTGGGCGAAGAGAACAAGGGCTGGACCTACGCCAAATACCTGCTGGCCCATGAGCGCACCAACATCGCTGATGTGAACCGGGCCAAGCGCGAACTGGAGCGCCTCAAGCGCATTGCCAAAGCGGAAGGCGTGGATGAGGACAGCCGGTTCCGCGACCAGATCGCGCAACTGGAAGTGGATGTGGTGGCGCTGGAAATGATGGTGCTGCGGGTGCTGTCAGCCGAGACCAGCGGCAAGCAGTCACTGGATGTTGCGGGCCTGCTGAAGATCCGTGGCAGCGAAATCCAGCAGCGCTACAGCGAGCTGATGATGCTGGCGGCCGGCCCCTTCTCCACGCCCTTCATCCAGGAGGCGATGGAAGCCGGATGGCAGGGCGACCATGTGGGCGCGGCCCATTGCGCGCCGCTGGCCAGCCACTACTTCAACTACCGCAAGACCACCATCTACGGCGGATCCAACGAGGTCCAGCGCAACATCGTGGCGCAGACCGTGCTGGGCTGA
- a CDS encoding isoaspartyl peptidase/L-asparaginase family protein, with protein MSLPTSLAAGAGPESAARAVLAIHGGAGTLRRAAMSAEAEALYRKALSLILEDGARRLEAGENALEVVVEAVRQLEECELFNAGKGAVYTADERHELDASVMDGRDRRAGAVAGVTRLRNPVLAAREVMAHSGHVLMIGRAAEHFALGQGVEMVAPEWFGTPQRLQQLRHAQEAALGQVLDHDGQAAAGPLDEKTKFGTVGAVALDAHGHLAAATSTGGMTNKRPGRVGDSPIPGAGCYADDRSVAVSCTGTGESFIRAVAAHEVAALVRIGGLSLEDACRRVLFEELPQVGGDGGLIAVDRHGHVHLGFNTEGMYRGSVRPGQAPFVGIYANE; from the coding sequence ATGTCCTTGCCAACGTCCCTGGCCGCAGGTGCCGGGCCTGAATCCGCAGCGCGTGCCGTCCTGGCCATTCATGGGGGCGCGGGCACGCTGCGCCGCGCTGCGATGTCCGCCGAGGCCGAAGCCCTTTATAGAAAGGCGCTGAGCCTGATCCTGGAGGACGGCGCACGCCGTCTGGAAGCGGGTGAGAACGCGCTGGAGGTGGTGGTGGAAGCGGTGCGGCAGTTGGAGGAGTGTGAGCTTTTTAATGCCGGCAAGGGCGCCGTCTATACAGCTGATGAGCGGCATGAGCTGGACGCCAGTGTGATGGATGGGCGGGACCGGCGGGCGGGCGCCGTCGCGGGCGTCACACGGCTGCGCAATCCGGTGCTGGCCGCGCGCGAGGTCATGGCCCACAGCGGCCATGTGCTGATGATCGGCCGGGCCGCCGAGCACTTTGCGCTCGGGCAGGGCGTGGAGATGGTGGCGCCGGAATGGTTTGGCACCCCGCAGCGGCTGCAGCAATTGCGCCATGCCCAGGAGGCGGCACTGGGGCAGGTACTGGACCACGATGGGCAGGCCGCAGCGGGGCCGCTCGACGAGAAAACCAAGTTCGGGACGGTCGGTGCGGTGGCGCTGGATGCGCATGGCCATCTGGCGGCGGCCACCTCCACCGGTGGCATGACCAACAAGCGCCCCGGCCGGGTGGGCGATTCGCCCATTCCCGGCGCCGGCTGTTATGCCGACGACCGCAGCGTGGCCGTGTCCTGCACCGGCACCGGCGAGTCCTTCATCCGCGCGGTGGCGGCCCATGAGGTGGCAGCGCTGGTGCGCATCGGCGGGCTGTCGCTGGAGGACGCCTGCCGGCGTGTGCTGTTTGAGGAGTTGCCCCAGGTGGGCGGAGATGGCGGGCTGATCGCCGTGGATCGCCACGGCCATGTCCACC